One Cloacibacillus sp. DNA window includes the following coding sequences:
- a CDS encoding tripartite tricarboxylate transporter TctB family protein encodes MKNKETFIPIAFILVALSFLYGGIQVQAAAPNAGRYGPSFFPNLCALLLLASSLLELIALRRKKPAESSQKEKLPFRLLLLFALSCLVPVLLWAIGFIATGLIVIFFFCTLIRIPWPKGLLLSSGITLTVYCLFYMALKVQLPQGLF; translated from the coding sequence TTGAAAAACAAAGAGACCTTTATTCCAATTGCGTTTATATTAGTCGCGCTTTCTTTTCTGTACGGAGGTATCCAAGTCCAGGCTGCGGCACCAAACGCCGGACGTTACGGGCCAAGCTTCTTCCCCAACCTGTGTGCGCTGCTCCTTTTGGCAAGCAGCCTCCTGGAGCTGATTGCCCTGCGGAGAAAAAAGCCGGCGGAGTCTTCTCAGAAAGAAAAACTTCCCTTTCGGCTGCTCCTGCTCTTTGCCCTCTCTTGTCTCGTCCCTGTTTTACTTTGGGCGATAGGGTTTATCGCGACGGGGCTTATTGTAATTTTCTTCTTTTGCACACTGATTCGGATACCCTGGCCTAAGGGACTTTTACTGAGCAGCGGTATTACGCTGACAGTTTACTGTTTGTTTTACATGGCTCTTAAGGTTCAGCTGCCGCAGGGGCTTTTTTAA
- a CDS encoding molybdopterin-dependent aldehyde oxidoreductase, with the protein MDSSVGNKVVLKSYLLNINGNQTRVVCKAEDTLLTVIRNHLKLTGTKRGCECGQCGVCNVIVNGKVMHACIVRMKSIPEHADILTVEGLGTPDHLHAIQWAFIANNAIQCGFCTPGFVMAAKGLLDTNLNPTREDVRNWLQKHWCACRCTGYKQIVNAVMDAAAVLRGEKEMEDFGRALKPGELIWGTNYPRPSDKFKVTGTWDFGDDAGMMLPPNTLYAALVHVDVNHAEILSLDIKEAERMPGVVKVVTADDIYAFGGTNKLFGAQHPSVLSGNGWERPILCDKKIFMWGDVTAVVCAETYEQAEAVAMKVRVELKELPALMDVEDTLAPDAPSIHEGVSNVYLERRVRKGKDAAEVLDSLPHVVEDVFYLQRQPHLTLENDVGFGYWDEDGNLTIQSKHISIYRAASFLARGIGIPSSKIRIIQNHTGASFGYKLGLTCEGYIAAAVIATGRPVFCRYDTKHHVTYTPKRAPFLMKVALGADENGRIRAINHKSWVDHGPYSEFAPGLVVKLCHYMGALYGVENVNGVGYAVYTNQKWNTAFRAWGAPQVHIAQEVAVDMLAEKVGMDPLEFRYLNAIHPGGTFPHGHAPDVYPLPKMVEILRPRYHEALKRAKEESTETMRKGVGVAFGVYNSNVDGGDTANCDIELMPDGGVMVYNTWEDHGQGADIGTLGTAHRALVPLGLQPNRIRLFLNDTYRCPNSGPAAASRCQVMVGQAIIDGCNKLMDAMRRPDGTFRTYDEMVEEGFPVIYHGTYECVTRNADGEIVPVKGIDENGQGMPYACYMYGLFMAEVDVDVTMGKTWVSKMTLIDDVGVINNYGVVDGQMYGGLAQGIGLALYEDFEDPARYNNLVTCGFPYIKSITDDMELIHMETPREFGPWGASGAGELPLTAPHPAIINAIYNAVGVRVKRLPAKPEKIKALLREKQQ; encoded by the coding sequence TTGGATTCATCAGTTGGAAATAAAGTTGTTCTAAAATCCTATCTGCTTAACATTAATGGTAATCAGACGCGTGTTGTTTGCAAGGCGGAGGATACCTTACTGACCGTCATACGAAATCACTTGAAACTTACCGGCACCAAGCGTGGATGTGAATGCGGACAGTGCGGCGTCTGTAATGTGATCGTAAACGGGAAGGTCATGCACGCCTGTATAGTGAGGATGAAATCAATCCCTGAGCACGCTGATATCCTGACGGTGGAAGGTTTGGGAACGCCCGATCATCTGCACGCCATCCAGTGGGCGTTTATTGCGAACAACGCGATCCAGTGCGGTTTTTGTACGCCGGGATTCGTCATGGCGGCGAAAGGGCTTCTTGATACCAACCTCAATCCGACGCGGGAGGATGTGCGTAATTGGCTGCAGAAGCACTGGTGTGCCTGCCGCTGTACCGGCTACAAACAGATTGTGAATGCGGTGATGGACGCCGCGGCGGTCCTGCGCGGCGAAAAAGAGATGGAAGATTTCGGACGCGCTTTGAAGCCCGGCGAGCTTATCTGGGGCACGAACTACCCGAGGCCGAGCGATAAGTTCAAAGTGACCGGGACCTGGGATTTTGGAGATGATGCCGGTATGATGCTGCCGCCGAACACGCTTTATGCCGCGCTGGTCCATGTGGATGTAAATCACGCGGAGATCCTGAGCCTCGACATCAAAGAGGCCGAGCGGATGCCGGGCGTGGTCAAGGTCGTCACGGCGGATGACATTTACGCCTTCGGTGGCACGAATAAACTCTTCGGCGCGCAGCATCCAAGCGTGTTATCCGGCAATGGCTGGGAGCGCCCTATACTCTGTGATAAAAAGATATTCATGTGGGGCGACGTCACCGCGGTCGTCTGCGCGGAGACCTATGAGCAGGCGGAGGCGGTGGCCATGAAGGTTCGTGTCGAACTGAAAGAGCTGCCCGCGCTGATGGATGTGGAGGATACGCTTGCCCCGGATGCTCCGTCAATTCACGAAGGTGTCTCCAATGTCTACCTTGAGCGGCGGGTCCGCAAGGGAAAGGATGCCGCTGAAGTCCTTGATTCTCTGCCGCATGTGGTGGAAGATGTCTTTTATCTTCAAAGGCAGCCGCATCTGACGCTGGAAAACGATGTTGGCTTCGGTTACTGGGATGAAGATGGCAACTTGACGATCCAGTCCAAGCACATCTCCATCTATCGCGCGGCCTCCTTTCTCGCGCGCGGTATCGGCATCCCCTCTTCGAAGATCCGCATCATTCAGAACCACACAGGCGCTTCGTTCGGATACAAGCTGGGGCTGACCTGCGAGGGATATATAGCGGCGGCGGTCATCGCCACGGGACGTCCCGTCTTTTGCCGCTATGACACGAAGCACCATGTGACCTATACGCCGAAACGCGCGCCGTTCCTGATGAAGGTCGCCCTCGGCGCCGACGAAAATGGACGTATCCGGGCGATAAATCACAAATCCTGGGTCGATCACGGGCCATATTCCGAATTTGCCCCGGGCCTCGTCGTGAAACTCTGCCATTATATGGGCGCGCTCTACGGCGTTGAAAATGTGAACGGCGTAGGATACGCCGTCTACACAAACCAGAAATGGAACACGGCATTCCGCGCCTGGGGCGCGCCGCAGGTGCATATCGCGCAGGAGGTGGCGGTCGATATGCTTGCGGAAAAGGTCGGCATGGACCCGCTTGAGTTCCGTTACCTCAACGCCATTCACCCCGGGGGGACCTTCCCTCACGGTCATGCGCCGGACGTTTATCCTCTGCCCAAAATGGTCGAAATCCTGCGCCCCCGCTATCATGAGGCCCTGAAACGGGCGAAAGAGGAGTCTACCGAGACCATGCGGAAGGGTGTCGGCGTCGCATTTGGCGTATACAACTCAAATGTGGACGGAGGCGACACCGCCAACTGTGACATCGAGCTGATGCCGGATGGCGGCGTGATGGTCTACAATACCTGGGAGGATCACGGACAGGGCGCCGATATCGGCACGCTGGGGACCGCGCATCGGGCGCTCGTGCCGCTCGGCCTGCAGCCTAACCGTATCCGCCTCTTCCTTAATGACACCTATCGCTGCCCGAACAGCGGGCCGGCGGCGGCCAGCCGATGCCAGGTGATGGTCGGACAGGCCATTATTGACGGCTGTAATAAACTTATGGATGCGATGCGCAGGCCGGACGGGACCTTTCGGACATACGATGAAATGGTCGAAGAAGGTTTCCCAGTTATCTACCATGGGACATATGAGTGCGTGACGCGTAACGCGGACGGAGAGATCGTGCCGGTTAAGGGAATCGACGAAAATGGGCAGGGCATGCCATATGCCTGCTATATGTACGGGCTCTTCATGGCAGAGGTCGACGTTGACGTGACGATGGGAAAGACCTGGGTGTCGAAGATGACGCTGATTGACGATGTAGGCGTCATCAACAACTACGGCGTGGTCGACGGCCAGATGTACGGCGGTTTGGCGCAGGGTATCGGCCTGGCGCTCTACGAGGATTTTGAAGATCCGGCGCGCTATAACAATCTCGTGACGTGCGGATTCCCCTACATCAAGAGCATAACGGATGATATGGAGCTGATCCACATGGAAACGCCGCGCGAATTCGGTCCCTGGGGAGCGTCGGGAGCGGGAGAACTGCCGCTTACCGCGCCGCATCCGGCCATCATCAACGCCATCTATAACGCGGTCGGCGTGCGCGTAAAGCGTCTGCCGGCCAAGCCTGAAAAAATCAAGGCGCTGCTGAGGGAAAAACAACAATAG
- a CDS encoding tripartite tricarboxylate transporter substrate binding protein — translation MKKSLVLVLAVCFFAACFGTAFAAYPTRDITLIVGATPGGATDTIARLLSSQIQKNTGKSAIVMNRTGGGGAIGQTYGSTARKDGYNVTVITTEASTMHLAGTAKYSFRDFEHVALIATAPAVLAVKSDSPLKTYEDFLNAVKKDPDKVKVGALAEGSIWNLALRLIEKGSNVNVTPVPYDGGAAAITAALGDHVAAVACGFSEILPFVQDGRMRILGVTSAERQAACPEAPTFTEQGCPAVIGAWWGIGLPKGTPKNIVDDVTAVFQQAITSQETQAFLKDRGFKYNNRKGAEFTKWLNEMDPVFKKAIQ, via the coding sequence GTGAAGAAATCTTTGGTTCTCGTATTAGCAGTTTGTTTCTTTGCCGCCTGTTTTGGCACCGCTTTTGCCGCCTATCCGACACGTGACATAACATTGATCGTAGGAGCCACTCCCGGCGGGGCTACGGATACGATCGCACGTCTGCTCTCCTCTCAGATTCAGAAAAATACGGGAAAATCAGCCATTGTAATGAACCGTACCGGTGGCGGCGGCGCGATTGGGCAGACATACGGCTCAACGGCCCGCAAAGACGGATATAACGTTACGGTCATCACGACGGAGGCCTCGACGATGCATCTGGCGGGAACGGCGAAGTATTCATTCCGCGATTTCGAGCATGTGGCGCTTATCGCGACCGCTCCGGCTGTTCTGGCGGTGAAGTCTGATTCTCCCTTGAAAACATACGAGGATTTCTTAAATGCCGTTAAGAAAGATCCTGATAAAGTCAAAGTCGGCGCACTGGCGGAGGGCTCCATCTGGAATCTTGCGCTGCGTCTTATCGAAAAAGGTTCCAATGTCAATGTCACGCCCGTCCCCTATGACGGCGGTGCGGCGGCGATTACCGCGGCTCTTGGCGATCACGTCGCCGCGGTGGCGTGCGGTTTCTCCGAGATACTTCCCTTTGTGCAGGATGGGCGTATGCGTATCCTCGGGGTGACCAGCGCGGAGCGCCAGGCAGCCTGCCCCGAGGCGCCGACATTTACCGAACAGGGATGTCCCGCGGTGATCGGAGCGTGGTGGGGCATCGGCCTTCCCAAGGGGACGCCGAAGAATATCGTTGACGATGTGACCGCGGTCTTCCAGCAGGCGATCACCTCGCAGGAGACGCAGGCATTCCTCAAAGACCGGGGGTTCAAGTACAACAACCGCAAAGGCGCGGAATTCACAAAATGGCTCAACGAAATGGACCCGGTATTTAAAAAAGCCATACAGTAA
- a CDS encoding D-glycerate dehydrogenase: MANRKKVYVALTLPKILAEMLEREYEVEVYDRKGPISKELLGEKMRTVDAVVVSASIAVPRDVIESAGPCLKAIVNYGVGYNNIDVEAATERKIMVTNTPDVLTDATATFAWCLMLAAARRVGEGDRFIRSGKPWNLSPCDFWGRDITGRTLGVIGTGRIGTSFALKSRGFDMKILYHDVARSETLEKLGANLVSKEELLRESDFVSLHVPYIPATHHLIDARAFEIMKPTAILVNCARGPVVDEKALVAALKTGQIWGAGLDVYENEPVVSPELLEMENVVMAPHIASASPDSREGMARLAAENCIAALAGKRPGALVNPEVLG, translated from the coding sequence GTGGCAAACAGGAAAAAAGTTTATGTAGCGCTGACGTTGCCGAAGATACTTGCCGAGATGCTCGAACGAGAGTACGAAGTCGAAGTTTATGACCGCAAAGGGCCGATTTCAAAAGAGCTTCTCGGCGAAAAAATGCGTACCGTGGACGCGGTCGTCGTGAGCGCGTCAATCGCGGTCCCCCGTGACGTTATTGAGAGTGCCGGGCCTTGCCTTAAGGCTATCGTCAATTATGGCGTCGGGTACAATAACATCGATGTCGAGGCTGCGACGGAACGAAAGATCATGGTGACTAATACTCCCGATGTCCTCACCGACGCCACCGCGACCTTTGCCTGGTGTCTGATGCTCGCCGCAGCGAGAAGGGTCGGCGAAGGAGACCGGTTCATCCGCAGCGGCAAACCGTGGAATCTTTCTCCCTGCGATTTCTGGGGACGGGATATCACAGGCCGGACGCTGGGCGTTATCGGCACGGGGCGGATTGGTACAAGCTTCGCCCTGAAGAGCAGAGGGTTCGACATGAAGATACTCTACCACGACGTCGCACGCAGCGAAACTTTGGAAAAGCTGGGGGCGAATCTTGTCAGCAAAGAAGAACTCTTAAGAGAGTCGGACTTTGTATCGCTTCATGTGCCTTACATTCCCGCCACGCATCATTTGATTGACGCACGCGCGTTTGAGATTATGAAGCCGACGGCTATTTTGGTAAACTGCGCCCGCGGGCCCGTCGTCGATGAAAAGGCGCTGGTGGCGGCGCTGAAAACGGGACAGATCTGGGGGGCCGGACTTGACGTGTATGAGAACGAACCGGTCGTCTCGCCCGAACTTTTAGAGATGGAAAACGTTGTGATGGCGCCCCATATCGCAAGCGCTTCGCCTGACAGCCGCGAGGGCATGGCCAGGCTCGCGGCGGAAAACTGTATCGCCGCGCTTGCCGGGAAACGTCCCGGCGCGCTTGTAAATCCGGAGGTTTTGGGCTGA
- a CDS encoding MFS transporter, which translates to MPPTERAVSMLGAIFSSLKHRDFRIFWIGQCVSLMGTWMQRTALIWLVYTMTDSPFLVGLVGVAQFLPMLLFTLFAGAVVDRFPKRKILIVTQSLLMLQAFALALLAFFNSEQYWQLLLLCAFLGITTTIDMPARLSFFADLVGKEDVMNAVSLNSSIVNLARIIGPAVAGIVMVKFGAAVCFLINALSFLAVIYSLTRIETKDSVAPPQKRDMLEEVKEGLAYIKNDETLYLNAVFLAIVSTFAMNSEVIIPVFAKTVLGMGAGAYTKLLSAAGAGSLTGAVTMASLSKKGVRKWILLVGAAATLSVQVLMAIAWNYALALLFVAMIGFFNLVFLNAGNSIFQVYAPDKYRGRVMSVYSFLTQGSLPVGNFFAGTAMQALGGWAGYPVCGLTAFICLAFFMRDKKEVVTGWFEGAKASEG; encoded by the coding sequence ATGCCCCCTACAGAAAGAGCCGTGTCCATGCTGGGAGCAATATTTTCTTCATTGAAACACAGGGACTTCCGTATATTCTGGATCGGGCAGTGCGTCTCGTTAATGGGGACTTGGATGCAGCGCACGGCGCTCATCTGGCTCGTCTACACGATGACGGACTCGCCATTTCTCGTCGGACTTGTCGGCGTCGCGCAGTTCCTGCCGATGCTCCTCTTCACACTCTTTGCGGGCGCGGTCGTGGACCGTTTCCCCAAACGTAAAATACTGATCGTAACACAGTCGCTGCTGATGCTGCAGGCTTTCGCGCTGGCGCTGCTGGCCTTCTTCAACTCCGAGCAATACTGGCAGCTGCTTCTGCTCTGCGCCTTCCTCGGCATTACGACAACGATCGACATGCCGGCGCGCCTCTCGTTTTTCGCCGACCTGGTCGGCAAAGAGGACGTCATGAACGCCGTTTCGCTAAACTCATCGATCGTCAATCTCGCGCGCATCATCGGCCCCGCCGTCGCGGGGATCGTGATGGTGAAATTCGGCGCCGCCGTCTGCTTCCTTATCAACGCGCTGAGCTTCCTCGCCGTCATCTACAGCCTGACGCGCATTGAGACAAAAGACAGCGTCGCCCCTCCCCAAAAGAGGGATATGCTGGAGGAGGTCAAAGAGGGACTGGCCTACATCAAAAATGACGAAACGCTCTACCTCAACGCCGTCTTTCTCGCCATCGTCAGCACCTTCGCGATGAACAGCGAGGTCATCATCCCCGTCTTTGCCAAGACCGTCCTCGGCATGGGCGCGGGAGCCTATACGAAGCTGCTGTCCGCGGCGGGCGCGGGATCGCTTACCGGAGCCGTCACGATGGCCTCGCTCTCCAAAAAGGGGGTCAGAAAATGGATACTTCTCGTGGGAGCCGCCGCGACCCTTTCGGTACAGGTACTTATGGCGATCGCCTGGAACTATGCGCTGGCGCTGCTTTTCGTGGCGATGATCGGCTTCTTCAACCTCGTATTCCTCAACGCGGGAAACTCCATCTTCCAGGTCTACGCGCCCGACAAATATCGCGGCCGCGTGATGAGCGTCTATTCCTTCCTCACCCAGGGCTCGCTGCCGGTTGGCAACTTCTTCGCCGGCACCGCGATGCAGGCGCTCGGCGGCTGGGCCGGCTACCCAGTCTGCGGCCTCACGGCCTTCATCTGCCTCGCGTTCTTCATGAGAGATAAAAAAGAGGTTGTGACGGGATGGTTCGAGGGCGCTAAAGCATCAGAGGGGTAA
- a CDS encoding FadR/GntR family transcriptional regulator, translating to MFEKLDSGKKTHNVIKQILEAIESGSLRENDKLPNEQTLAQTFGVSRSVIRESMSVLVNMGIVKRRPGQGTFVQNAGDASVPIASTKTVLWSYLEELGKVEGSIEAFFARLLIEPVIAEYAAYKLDNNDIKKLEGLYQEMEEAVRTKDVERYHEADLQFHLYLGKASKNSVLSGILKDIIESIGFEHWDSERIWREESKPFSKSLEGHREILDLMAKGEVERVREKVEEHLKLSFYEHMS from the coding sequence ATGTTCGAAAAACTTGACAGTGGAAAAAAGACACATAATGTGATCAAACAAATATTGGAGGCTATTGAAAGCGGCTCGCTGCGGGAAAATGATAAGCTGCCCAACGAGCAGACCTTAGCTCAAACATTCGGCGTCAGCCGCTCGGTCATACGCGAGTCAATGTCTGTCTTGGTCAATATGGGTATCGTCAAAAGACGTCCCGGGCAGGGAACATTTGTGCAAAACGCGGGAGACGCCAGCGTTCCAATCGCATCGACGAAGACCGTACTGTGGTCGTATCTTGAAGAACTTGGCAAGGTGGAGGGATCGATCGAAGCCTTCTTTGCCAGGCTTCTGATCGAGCCGGTGATCGCGGAATATGCAGCCTACAAACTGGACAATAACGATATAAAAAAGCTGGAAGGGCTTTATCAGGAGATGGAAGAGGCCGTCCGTACGAAGGACGTTGAACGGTACCATGAAGCGGATCTTCAGTTTCATCTTTATTTGGGAAAGGCCTCCAAGAATAGCGTCCTCTCCGGTATTTTGAAGGACATCATCGAGTCTATCGGTTTCGAGCACTGGGATTCGGAACGGATCTGGCGGGAGGAGAGCAAGCCGTTTTCCAAGAGTTTGGAGGGGCACAGGGAGATACTGGATCTGATGGCTAAGGGGGAAGTTGAAAGAGTAAGGGAGAAAGTCGAGGAGCATTTGAAATTGTCGTTTTATGAACATATGAGCTGA
- a CDS encoding tripartite tricarboxylate transporter permease, with translation MILLTVVSVVGGYIVGFLPGLTATMAVAILVPLSFSLSAEQGLLILAAVFISAVQGGSVSAILWNTPGTPASAALCFDGYSLTKKGMAGRAIGMAQISAFCGLMVSWLFLVTLSPIIAKFALKFSAPEYFAISVFGLSVVAVLCSDSLLKGVISALLGVLTATIGMDPINGISRYTGDTLILMTGISYVPALIGLFAISEVFRNAGAIIENPAALTHKDGGSSRISRILPTKEDIKYSIVTIFRSSLIGTFIGSLPGTGADIASFVSYGEAKRWAKNPDEFGKGDINGVAAPQAGANGVCGGAFIPMLTLGIPGDAVTVIILGALIIWGLQPGPNLFVESSRLVNTLFAGFFVASIVTLLVGLGLANLFVKIDRLPKKYLLPCIFLLCCVGSYTIQNSIFDVFVAFFFGIAGFILTRYGYQGSPFVLGMILGPMIEQNLRRSLIISNNDPLIFFTRPISLTFLFIAIMTFALSVRNQLKKGQI, from the coding sequence ATGATTCTCCTGACAGTCGTCTCCGTGGTGGGCGGATATATTGTCGGTTTTCTGCCCGGGCTGACCGCGACGATGGCGGTAGCGATCCTAGTCCCGCTCTCCTTTTCCCTTTCCGCGGAGCAGGGGCTGCTCATATTGGCCGCCGTCTTTATCTCAGCGGTACAGGGTGGTTCCGTCAGCGCTATTCTCTGGAATACGCCGGGAACTCCCGCCTCCGCGGCGCTCTGTTTTGATGGATATTCTCTGACGAAAAAGGGTATGGCGGGGCGGGCGATCGGCATGGCGCAGATATCCGCGTTCTGTGGATTGATGGTGAGCTGGCTTTTTCTTGTTACGCTGTCGCCCATAATTGCGAAGTTTGCGTTGAAATTCAGCGCTCCGGAATATTTCGCGATCAGTGTATTCGGGCTCTCCGTCGTCGCCGTGCTCTGCTCCGATTCGCTCCTAAAAGGCGTTATCTCCGCGCTGCTCGGCGTGCTGACGGCGACGATCGGAATGGACCCGATCAATGGAATTTCCCGTTATACGGGAGATACTCTGATTCTCATGACGGGTATATCATATGTACCGGCCCTTATCGGGCTCTTCGCCATCTCCGAGGTCTTCCGCAACGCAGGGGCGATAATCGAAAATCCTGCCGCACTGACGCATAAAGATGGCGGCAGCAGCAGGATATCGCGCATCCTTCCAACCAAGGAGGATATCAAATACTCAATCGTCACGATTTTTCGCTCCAGTCTGATTGGGACGTTTATCGGCTCTCTCCCCGGGACCGGCGCGGATATAGCCTCCTTCGTCTCTTATGGAGAGGCCAAGCGGTGGGCTAAAAATCCGGATGAATTCGGAAAAGGTGACATCAACGGCGTCGCGGCGCCTCAGGCCGGAGCAAACGGAGTCTGCGGCGGCGCCTTTATCCCGATGCTGACGCTGGGTATTCCGGGGGACGCCGTCACCGTGATTATCCTGGGCGCGCTCATCATCTGGGGGCTGCAGCCGGGGCCGAATCTTTTTGTTGAAAGCTCCCGGTTGGTCAATACGCTGTTCGCGGGATTTTTTGTGGCTTCGATAGTGACGCTCTTGGTGGGGCTGGGGCTGGCCAATCTTTTTGTCAAAATTGACCGTTTGCCAAAAAAATATCTGCTTCCCTGTATCTTTTTGCTGTGCTGTGTCGGTTCGTACACGATCCAGAATTCGATATTCGACGTGTTTGTGGCGTTTTTCTTTGGTATCGCCGGGTTTATTCTGACAAGGTACGGATATCAGGGCAGCCCGTTTGTTCTGGGCATGATCCTGGGACCGATGATCGAGCAAAACCTGCGCCGTTCACTCATCATTTCAAATAACGACCCGCTCATCTTTTTCACGCGGCCGATCAGTTTGACCTTCCTGTTCATTGCCATCATGACCTTCGCGCTCTCTGTGCGGAATCAGCTGAAGAAAGGGCAGATTTAA
- a CDS encoding aldehyde dehydrogenase family protein codes for MLNNEPELQKQYGLFINGEWRPSNDGKYFKTHCPANGHTLAECAEATREDVDLAVSTAWEAWKSWKDVAPAKRADLLLKIADVIDANKEHLAMVESLNNGKPIRETMAIDVPFSADHFRYFAGAVRTEEGSAAMLDENTMSIILREPIGVVGQIVPWNFPFLMAAWKLAPVLAAGCCTVFKPSSLTPLSVLELARLIGDILPPGVFNVVTGKGSKAGQFMLEHEGFRKLAFTGSTDVGGDVAKAAANRLIPSTLELGGKSANIYFPDCKWDMAMDGLQLGILFNQGQVCCAGSRVFVHEDIYDRFIHDAVKAFNSIKVGMPWETETQMGSQIDKNQVKKIQAAVDMGVEEGARIACGGHPIAEGDFAKGSFYAPTLLVDVTNDMRVAQEEIFGPVACVIKFKTEEEVVAMANDNAYGLGGAVWTRDINRAIRVCRGIETGRMWVNTYNSIPAGAPFGGYKASGVGRETHKVILEHYTQMKNIMINLSESPSGFYPRG; via the coding sequence ATGCTGAACAATGAACCTGAACTGCAGAAACAGTATGGGTTGTTTATCAATGGAGAATGGCGGCCGTCTAATGACGGGAAATACTTTAAGACCCACTGCCCGGCTAACGGGCATACGCTGGCCGAATGTGCGGAGGCAACGCGGGAGGACGTCGACCTTGCCGTAAGTACGGCCTGGGAGGCATGGAAGAGCTGGAAAGATGTCGCCCCGGCCAAAAGGGCTGATCTTCTGCTCAAGATCGCCGACGTGATCGACGCAAACAAAGAACATCTCGCGATGGTAGAATCGCTCAACAACGGCAAACCCATCCGAGAGACGATGGCCATCGACGTTCCCTTCTCAGCCGATCACTTCCGCTATTTCGCGGGGGCGGTGCGCACCGAGGAGGGCAGCGCGGCGATGCTCGACGAGAACACCATGTCGATAATCCTCCGCGAACCGATCGGCGTCGTCGGACAGATCGTACCTTGGAACTTCCCATTCCTCATGGCGGCCTGGAAACTCGCGCCGGTGCTCGCGGCTGGCTGCTGCACGGTATTTAAACCCTCGAGCCTCACGCCGCTTTCGGTGCTGGAACTTGCGCGCCTCATCGGCGACATCCTGCCGCCGGGCGTCTTCAACGTCGTCACCGGCAAAGGTTCCAAGGCCGGGCAGTTCATGCTGGAGCACGAAGGATTCAGGAAACTGGCCTTCACCGGCTCGACCGACGTCGGCGGAGATGTCGCGAAAGCCGCCGCAAACCGTCTGATCCCTTCGACGCTGGAACTCGGCGGCAAGTCGGCGAACATCTATTTCCCCGACTGCAAATGGGACATGGCGATGGACGGACTGCAGCTAGGCATCCTCTTCAACCAGGGGCAGGTCTGCTGCGCAGGCTCGCGCGTCTTCGTCCATGAGGATATTTACGACCGGTTCATACACGACGCGGTGAAGGCCTTCAACAGCATCAAAGTCGGCATGCCGTGGGAGACCGAGACCCAAATGGGCAGCCAGATAGACAAAAACCAGGTCAAAAAGATCCAGGCCGCCGTCGATATGGGCGTCGAGGAGGGAGCGCGCATCGCCTGCGGCGGACATCCCATCGCCGAGGGAGATTTCGCTAAGGGCTCCTTCTACGCGCCGACGTTGCTGGTCGACGTGACGAACGATATGAGAGTGGCGCAGGAGGAAATCTTTGGTCCCGTCGCCTGCGTCATCAAATTCAAAACGGAGGAAGAGGTCGTCGCGATGGCCAACGACAACGCCTACGGCCTCGGCGGCGCCGTCTGGACTCGCGACATAAACCGAGCGATAAGGGTCTGCCGCGGCATCGAGACTGGGCGCATGTGGGTCAACACCTACAATTCAATACCGGCCGGCGCGCCCTTCGGCGGATATAAGGCGAGCGGCGTAGGGCGTGAGACACACAAGGTGATACTCGAGCACTACACACAGATGAAAAACATCATGATAAACCTCAGCGAATCGCCAAGCGGCTTCTACCCGCGGGGTTAA